The following proteins are encoded in a genomic region of Takifugu flavidus isolate HTHZ2018 chromosome 3, ASM371156v2, whole genome shotgun sequence:
- the LOC130523419 gene encoding C-type mannose receptor 2-like, whose translation MSWDAAQELCSQRGGDLASISDELQHSMIYNMTNDMNISFWIGLRDDVNSWRWSLNTSSHFVLRWEQSEPDNANSSEHCASISDVGSWRDRDCSVQMPFFCDDGVLVNLEKSWSEALAHCRTLYTDLSAVLLSTTNQILADELKDRHLQEAWIGLYRDSWKWVDSTTSSFRPWAPNEPDNKNNAEGCVAMSGEHWYDRTCNLEMSVLCQQKGSEPPEPADQEPQAQSQIFLKTKLRTECDLTHPDSRAHLSQQYTAALRQRGFSDVNVTIRNVKKQPNE comes from the exons ATGAGCTGGGACGCCGCCCAGGAGCTCTGCTCACAGCGTGGAGGTGACTTGGCCTCCATATCTGACGAACTGCAGCACAGCATGATCTACAACATGACCAACGACATGAACATCTCCTTCTGGATCGGCCTCCGCGACGACGTCAACAGCTGGAGATGGTCGCTGAATACCTCCAGTCACTTTGTCCTGCGGTGGGAGCAAAGCGAGCCGGACAACGCCAACTCCTCGGAGCACTGCGCCTCCATCAGCGACGTCGGCTCCTGGAGGGACCGCGACTGCTCCGTCCAGATGCCTTTCTTTTGTGACGATG GTGTCCTGGTGAACCTGGAGAAAAGCTGGTCTGAGGCTCTGGCCCACTGCAGGACCCTGTACACGGATCTGTCCGCTGTGTTGCTCTCAACCACCAACCAGATCCTAGCAGACGAACTGAAGGACCGTCATCTCCAGGAGGCCTGGATCGGCCTTTACAGAGACTCCTGGAAGTGGGTTGACAGCACCACCTCTTCCTTCAGGCCCTGGGCCCCGAATGAACCCGATAACAAGAACAACGCGGAGGGCTGCGTGGCGATGTCTGGAGAGCACTGGTACGACAGGACGTGCAACCTCGAAATGAGCGTTCTCTGCCAGC AAAAGGGAAGCGAGCCACCCGAGCCTGCCGACCAGGAGCCACAAG cgcagagtcagatttttttaaagacaaagctGCGGACCGAGTGTGACCTGACACACCCAGACAGCAGAGCTCATCTTTCACAGCAG TACACGGCGGCCCTTCGGCAGAGGGGCTTCAGCGACGTCAACGTGACGATCCGGAATGTGAAGAAACAACCAAATGAATAA
- the LOC130523256 gene encoding C-type mannose receptor 2-like, translating to MDDGKMLLIVCLMLMVTVEIRAETKSFLLLVEKMSWDAAQELCSQRGGDLASISDELQHSMIYNMTNDMNISFWIGLRDDVNSWRWSLNTSSHFVLRWEQSEPDNANSSEHCASISDIGSWRDRDCSVQMPFFCDDGVLVNLEKSWSEALAHCRTLSTDLSAVLLSTTNQILADELKDRHLQEAWIGLYRVSWKWVDSTTSSFRPWAPNEPDNKNNAEGCVAMSGEHWYDRTCNLEMSVLCQQKGSEPPEPADQEPQAQSQIFLKTKLRTECDLTHPDSRAHLSQQYTAALRQRGFSDVNVTIRNVKKQPNK from the exons ATGGACGATGGAAAGATGCTCCTGATCG TCTGCCTGATGCTGATGGTTACCGTGGAGATCCGAGCAG AAACGAAATCGTTCTTGCTACTCGTTGAAAAGATGAGCTGGGACGCCGCCCAGGAGCTCTGCTCACAGCGCGGAGGTGACTTGGCCTCCATATCTGACGAACTGCAGCACAGCATGATCTACAACATGACCAACGACATGAACATCTCCTTCTGGATCGGCCTCCGCGACGACGTCAACAGCTGGAGATGGTCGCTGAATACCTCCAGTCACTTTGTCCTGCGGTGGGAGCAAAGCGAGCCGGACAACGCCAACTCCTCGGAGCACTGCGCCTCCATCAGCGACATCGGCTCCTGGAGGGACCGCGACTGCTCCGTCCAGATGCCTTTCTTTTGTGACGATG GTGTCCTGGTGAACCTGGAGAAAAGCTGGTCTGAGGCTCTGGCCCACTGCAGGACCCTGTCCACGGATCTGTCCGCTGTGTTGCTCTCAACCACCAACCAGATCCTAGCAGACGAACTGAAGGACCGTCATCTCCAGGAGGCCTGGATCGGCCTTTACAGAGTCTCCTGGAAGTGGGTTGACAGCACCACCTCTTCCTTCAGGCCCTGGGCCCCGAATGAACCCGATAACAAGAACAACGCGGAGGGCTGCGTGGCGATGTCTGGAGAGCACTGGTACGACAGGACGTGCAACCTCGAAATGAGCGTTCTCTGCCAGC AAAAGGGAAGCGAGCCACCCGAGCCTGCCGACCAGGAGCCACAAG CGCAGagtcagatttttttaaagacaaagctGCGGACCGAGTGTGACCTGACACACCCAGACAGCAGAGCTCATCTTTCACAGCAG TACACGGCGGCCCTTCGGCAGAGGGGCTTCAGCGACGTCAACGTGACGATCCGGAATGTGAAGaaacaaccaaataaataa